In the genome of Diabrotica undecimpunctata isolate CICGRU chromosome 2, icDiaUnde3, whole genome shotgun sequence, the window gtctgataaaactaaaataatgctaaaacaaagaaggaaaatgaaagtaagtagcaccatacagagaatacaatatACTGAATTTAGTAAGCCAATAAGAAAAAGTATTAAGGAATACATAAGAAAGTACAATAAAAGACTagtagaaaatgcaatcgaatacaggaaaaactataagataataagaaaagcattaatcattgggaggaagcaaatcgttgctctaacaaacgagAACActagaattacagacagaaatgaaataatacaactcgtaacTAAATTCTATAGCcaactatacaaagcccctgacACACTTGAAGAggtaatcagtaaccaagaagatgtaccagaaatCCTTCAGGAAGAAGTAGAAtcaacaattacaaaaatgaaaagcggtacagcagctggaatagatggtataacagtggaactgcttaaatacgctggtaATAAAActtggaaaatcttagcaggcatatttacgaactgtcTAAGATCGAGATGCATACTAGACCAGATCGAGATACTAGACCACTGGAATatagcaaacataattctcatttataagaaaggcagcaaagaggatatcaaaaactacaaatctataagtctactaccaatcgtatacaagatattcacaaagaccATCAACAATtgattaacaaacgcattagatgctgcataGCAGAGAGAAAAATCTGGCTTCGGAAGTGAATTCAGTACCATAgatcatattcatacacttcgagaactaataaGTAGagctaaaaaatatgaaataccgctagcattaacctttatagatttcgagaaggctttcgattctatatatcccaaggcaatAGTAGAAGCTTTGAGCAACTAAGGCATTAACAAACAGTAtatagaaactttagcaaatatatacacacgagcaaaagctaaggtaaaaatttatgaaaacactccagaatttcccactaccagagacGTCCGACAAGGAGCCgtaatatcaccaaagctcttcactgcaactctagaaaatatatttatcaaaatgAACTGGCAAAACAAAGAAATATTCATTGATAGAGAATACCGCAGCGATCTAAGATTTGCAGatttggcctaaaaatgaacttgaccagaacaaaaaccatgtacaacgagctagtgaatgtccaagatataataataaacaaaactgaacttaagacagtagacgagtatgtatacctgggacaattagtACATAAATCTGGTTctttacttccagaaatcaacagaagaatgaaactagcttggacatcttttggtagaaattcagttatattcaaatcgaagatgtaAATCCATctaaagaaaaaagcattcgatcagtgtatactaccaatcataaTATACGGCTGCGAatcttggacactaaagaaagagataatatcgaaactcaaagtcactgaAAGATCAATGGAGCGAtacatgctaggtataacaaagagagatcgaaaaagaatagaatggatcagacagaaaaccaaggttactgATGTAATCCATAAAATTAAATCCTTAAAATGGCCGTGGGCTGGACATTTAGCAAGAAGAACTaacaataggtggtccactagaattacactgtggtatccaagaggcgttaAGAGACCAAggagacgtccaaatttaagataggactatgacataaggaaacaagccggtacaacatggcacagaaaagcgaattttagacaatcttGGGCAGATATAAAGAATGAATATAAGAGCTCGAATGACAGAAGTAAGATGTAATATACACTCCTAACACAAAAGACTTATCTTGTATGTAAAGATGTAACACAAACTCCTAAAATAAAAGACATATTTCTCAAGTTTTTATCTTTAGAGATAATAAATTAAATCCAAAACAAATATTCTATAAAAACATAATTCAATTTAATTTGTTTTCAGCAAATCTCAATTTCATCACCTTAGGAACAGTTATTATATGGGTATCACCAGTAACATCCAAATTACGTTCAGAGGACCCAGAAGAAAACCCTCTAGGAGGACCCATTACAACAATCGAGTTATCTTTTGTAGGATCACTACCTCAAATAGGAATGGTGGTTGGTACACTAGTTTTCGAGAgagtattaaataaatttggacGTAAAATATGTTTAAACATATTTACTGTACTTCTTGTCTGCGCACTGGTTGGTTTATCTTTCtctaaaattattgttttatattacacatttacatttttaattggCATGTTTCTATCAGCTATATTGGTAGGAGTTCCGATATATTTAAGTGAAATAACAGAAGATCACAATAGAGCCCAACTAAGTTGCTATATGGGATTATTTATGCCAATAGGAAATCTTTTTGGATTTATAATGGGTCCAATATTTTCGGTAAAAGTTTTCACGCTACTAACAGCTTTTCCTTCGATCTTATCTCttcttatatttatattttttttgccaGAATCTCCTGTTTatcttataattaaaaaaaatagaccaGCAGCCGAATTGgctttaaatcaatttttaaaacaaGATTCTATAAGAGTCAAAGAAATGGCAGATAAAATTGAATTTAACTTAAGTCAAATTACAAAAActgaaaaaacaaatataacagTAATATTTACTGACAGAGCTGCGAGAAATGGATTTATTGCGGCTTGTGTTCTTATGATATTAACCGCAACTTGTGGACTACCCTCTATTATGAGTTATCTGCAACCTATCTTTGACGCAGCTGGAACAGAAGTATCAGGCTCTATATATGCAATCATTGTTGGTTTTATACaagttttgttgtattttattgccTCGGTATTAGTGGAAAAGTGGGGACGAAGACCCTTACTTTTATTTTCTTCGATAGCAAGTACTATTCCTCTGCTTATTCTAGGAGCGTACTTTTATTTCCAAAGCCTTGGATCAACCTTCGTAAATCATATTACATGGTTCCCTGTAGTAGGAATTATTGTTTTAGTAGTGACTGCTGTAATAGGTATCTGTTCAGTATCATTGGCATACATGAACGATGTTTTTACTAGTAATATTAAAGCAACAGCAATAtctcttatttattttgtaaGTGGGCTTGTTTTGGCAGCTTCCGTTTTTCTCTTTCCAATAATAGAGGAACAAATAGGACTCGCTTGGAGCTTTTGGATATTTTCTATTCTTTCGGGACTAggatttattttcatatattttagaGTTCCCGAAACTAAAGGAAAAAATATATTAGAGATTCAAGAAATACTAAGTAAATACTAGAGAAATAAACATACAAATACAAGGTTGACCGCTAACAAGAATCCACCctaatatttaacaatatttattagattttttaaaaatgctaaAACCGGTCGGTTCAAAAAGACATTTTTTAACGTTACATCAGTACCGAAaagctttaattttaattatggAATGTGTGAACAGGTGTGGCACATGATTAAATAGGTATTTCGGTGAAGAAGTCTAAATTTTTTTCCATGTGAGCTCTATTCTTGTGAAAAAGTACAAGTTAATTAAAAGTGTTACACCTCCTAAAAACCAATCGTAACGTCTACGTTTTGCTAGTgtcaatttcaaatttttctcgtGACGTCAAAAACTACACTAAAGTTGCAACGTTAATAGGCAATTTTTActaagggccgattgttcgaacgctaaccAAAACTTaaatgtaatcaaatatttaattaaaattaaatacatcacattttgaggttatgttgactgatttattttattcaattttattattttacgttttaatttaaaataaaccacaattaaactctttctgatgttaatttcctgtttttatttacaaatcaataataataataagcaatttttaataattttgacagctgctgtaataaatgtaaattaaatgaatttaatttattattaaatttaacgtaaataaaattgactaaattttatgtaaataaaataatcatGCAGACGATGtcaaattttgttcatttttgaaCACCGTTTAATGTATTattgtaattttaatattttcttatattttcgaTATTATGTTTTTGTCAAATATATTTCTTTGTCATAATGTAAGATAAATaaaatcatacacaatatttaGTTGTTTACTTTTTCTCTTTGATTTAACCTCCACGCGCTTATATCTAGaaatgatgaaaaggttgccaatgtgagtccataatactGGTGTATATGAGACAGTCAATTTTCAATCTTAGGTAGTATTTATTGCAATACAATTCGCTGTTGCACTTGAAAAGGGGGACAAGTCATAAAACTTGAAAACGAGAAAAACACTATGTAAAatcttacaaaaaaattatttttttacagttGTTTGGAATGAAAATCTACTTGACTTTTTTTACAGGTATTTTTCCTAAATGGATTAACATTTTTTTGCTGAGTATTTGGGAACAAAATATGTTTTAAGCAATATTTGTTTGACTTACCTTGTTTTCACAAATAAGCATATGACTTACTTCCTTTGTAATAGAACATATTATATTGATAACATAGATGATAATCCAAAATTTTATGACGTTAATACAagcttaaaaacaataaatattaaatacctatGCATACAAATCAAGCTAAAATATACTGCTTTTTCTGTGGGTAGATTTTTGTAAAAGTCCCACAGTGATTCTGATATGTACGGCAGTAAGTCCATCAGgtgctttttcttttttatcgTTATAGGCACAGACTTGTTATATGCCTCCTTGGGTAATAAATTTGTAGCCACTTTTTTTCTCTTTGTCAAAGGACAACTTGAAACCGTTTATTGAATGGTATTGGaactgtttagatttttaataccGTAATCAACAAAACTGTCTCCAGTTTATCTTGTTATTCTGAGT includes:
- the LOC140434939 gene encoding uncharacterized protein, giving the protein MTFSVNDQPQVHIQDIDYVSNGVSDKQSKENTEKSTSAFLYFAAIIANLNFITLGTVIIWVSPVTSKLRSEDPEENPLGGPITTIELSFVGSLPQIGMVVGTLVFERVLNKFGRKICLNIFTVLLVCALVGLSFSKIIVLYYTFTFLIGMFLSAILVGVPIYLSEITEDHNRAQLSCYMGLFMPIGNLFGFIMGPIFSVKVFTLLTAFPSILSLLIFIFFLPESPVYLIIKKNRPAAELALNQFLKQDSIRVKEMADKIEFNLSQITKTEKTNITVIFTDRAARNGFIAACVLMILTATCGLPSIMSYLQPIFDAAGTEVSGSIYAIIVGFIQVLLYFIASVLVEKWGRRPLLLFSSIASTIPLLILGAYFYFQSLGSTFVNHITWFPVVGIIVLVVTAVIGICSVSLAYMNDVFTSNIKATAISLIYFVSGLVLAASVFLFPIIEEQIGLAWSFWIFSILSGLGFIFIYFRVPETKGKNILEIQEILSKY